The following DNA comes from Tachypleus tridentatus isolate NWPU-2018 chromosome 9, ASM421037v1, whole genome shotgun sequence.
AGCTCCTTGTGTTTTTTCTACACTCCACAATTCCTTTCGGATTTCTGTCCAATTTGGTGAATATGTTAATCAGGTTGAGGTCTGGCCAATGAATATTTTTGGCCACCCCGGGGATTGTGGCAAGAACTTGCATTTTGAAGTACGTTTTTATTGGCTAGATTGAGGGCAAGTCCGAGGATACACCGTCGGTTCGTGAGCGACCGACATTTGCTAGTTgctattgttgaaatttatcattaaatttagttaaataaatgatacattttacgttCCAGAATGAAAACCCGTGACATTTGGATGCATGGCTtgcatgatatttattaataaacactgtGAAGTTTTGTGAACTTTGGAGTTAAACATGGCAGAACAATCAgacgttttcaatattttctctgacattaaatgtaattataaggttaGGCATTTTAGCAAgcttctttcacatttttctttggaTCATGAGCATGAGCCTGGATTTGTTATTCCATGTGGGGTTAACGGATGTGAAAGACCATTCAAAAGCATCAAATGTTTGAaaagacatataaataaaaagcatGAATGGTTCGCTACTACCAGTATACATGATAATGAAGCTGGTGGTGAATGTGCCGAGTACTTTACGGAACAGAGGTATAAAAACTCTGACAGTGATGAGgcagttgatggtaataaggagATAGTTGTCACAGACAAGTGAAGAACCTTAGTTAAAACAATTCTGTAGCTGCGTGAAAATGAAAGAACTTACTTACAAAActacaagtattttttaaaatttgtcctGTTCTATTATGGCTGCCAAAGATGAACATTTATTCCAAACCATAAAAAGAACATTGATCAGTGAGGGGGTTCCAAGAAATAGTAGAGTTGCAGTAATGGAAACTTGCAAGAAAGAAATTCCATGATTGAAATTTTCACTGACCACAATAATTTCCAGTCTTACATTGAAGATAATTTGTcatttgtaaaacctgttgagTATGACCTGGAAATTGCTGGTGATGGGAAACGTGACACAATGCTGTATGGTTCTTTATTAGATACTCTGAAGTGTTTGCTTAAACATGATGATATTTTTAGCCAGGTTGTTTATCCTCACCAGTCAGCTGATGATTGTCTTAGAGATGTCGTTGAtggtgaacatttcaaaaacCATCCATTCTGGCAAGAAACTCCTCTTGCCCTTCAAATCATTCTctattttaatgactttttttaCAGCTGTGAACCAGGCTGGAATACGAGCTCCTGCTTACAAATATACTGCTTTCTTCTTTCAGTTAGGCAATATTGAACCTACTTTGGGATCTCAGCTTCATTGTATATTCTTAGCAATCTTGGTGAAGAGCCAAAATGTAAAATACCATGGGCTTAATACAGTGATGAGACCTTTGATTGAAGAACTATCTGTTCTTGAAAACATCGGTATTCATATTGTCAAACCAGGGGGAACATTCAAATTCAGAGGTGCAcctcttgttgttgttgcagATAGTTTGGGAAGCCATGCTATTGGAGGGTTTCTTGAATCATTTTCTGTTCTCAGATGAGGTAAATTCTGTATGGTAACTCGGGATAATTTAAGAAAGTTGACTAATATTTCAAAATGCCCAGAGAGATCTACTGCATCCTATAATTACCAAGTTGCAATGGTCGAAACTGAACAGACTTTGTCAAGTACATATGGGGTTAAAAAAGATCGTCCGTGAACGTTCTACAGCAATTTCATGTGGAAAATGCTCTACCACCTGATATATTACATGATCTTTTTGAATCTGGCTTGATGTCAAAAATTTTAGTTCTATTCATAGATCAGTATGTCTTGTCTGGATACTTCAGCCTTCAGTACCTTGCAGGCAGAGTGAAGGAGTTCCACTACAAAGGAACTGATAAAATCAATAGTCCTGAGCTTGTTATTTTGAGAGGGTCTGTACACATTAAGCAAAAAGCTGTGTGCAAGTTTGGTGtctcttaaggttatttccattacTGGTGGGTGATGCAGTGCTAGAAGGCAACAACAAATGGGAAGTTCTGTTGGTTCTGCTGGATATGCTAGATTTGATAATGTGTCCATCAATGTCATATGCAAGCACTGAATTCTTAAATGATGTGATACAACAGTTCCATTCtctttatgaaaaagaatttccaaATAGAACTCTCAAGCCAAAGGgacattttactttacattacccAGAGGTGACCCCGCAGATTTGGTCCACTGAGGAATGTGTGGACCATGAGATTTGAAGCCAAACCTAGTTTTTTGTTGATGTTACAAGACGTACCAAAAACGGGAGGAATCTAGCCAAAACAATGGCGATGAGACACCAGTATAAACTCTGTTCACATTTGGAAAGCAATGGATTTCTTGGAATTGATGCCTTTCACCTGACTAATCCTGTCAAATTGCCTGTGAATTCACTCGGAGAAGAGCGAAACCTTGTCAGTGCATATGTTGGGGAAGGTGATTTTGTCACTAAGCATCAGGTTATACAGTCAACTGCCTCGCATACAACACAGGGACAATGGTTGTCAGTAGCTACGAATTCGAGAGTCttcaattttcttcagtgatcTGTTGCTTTGTTCTTTGGGGAAAATCTTTTTTGTATTGTCAAAGATACCAAACTGTTGATTATCACAGGCATCTTCATGCTTACATTGTAGAGTCAATGAGAAGCTATGAACTTCTGAGCACTCGAGATCTTTATAATCATTACCCATTGCCTTGTTATGTGAACAAAGGTGAAAATATGATCATCCTACATCACTACATTCGTGGCGACTCAATGATGAcaacttttaaacagaactctgtaatcagtggtaaattttaagctattttatgtaacttggtgTGTACCTTccagtgacaaatttcatcaaaagatttgacatattttatttaaatttgtttctgcctttttgtgacaaatttcatcaaaattttcagAGAAAACTtgtgtcatattaatatgtatcatgcaTATTTGCACCAAAATCACCACTATCATCACCATCTATTGAGGTCAGACCACTTATATTTGCTTTCACCTTTTAAAGGCTACTATTTGTTAGGGAAAAAACCAAATTACTTATTTAGCTGATTTATACCAGTCCTGCTGATGTTAAATTTATGGAAATTTAATCTATCTTTTTGGTGTTTTATAGTTGTACTTCAATGACAACTTTTCTGCATGTGTATAGTATAAATCATTTTTGATCAGTACCATTCTTTTAGATTCCAGAGAGATGGTTTTATCCTACCACATTACCTACACTGAAAAAATATTGGTGTCAGTGGATGGTCTGAGATTGTTGCCGAGTAAGATTTCTGACAACTTAAATCTGGATGTAGATGCTACCAACTTGTCAGCTCAAGTGTACGTGAAAGACTGGCAGGACTGGGTGGATGTTCAATGGTCTGACATTCCAAAACCACGAGCAAAGTTGCGCGTTTTTCTGGTTTCTAATGCTGGAGCCTCTGACAGAGAGATAGCTGTTGTGGTGAGTCGTTTGTAAAAATACGCAACCCATTTAAATTTGAGTGATTATAATCATTTATGTAGTCATTGGAAATCACCCTGGGAAAACTTTATTctgaagaaaagaagtaaaattgttcaatatacattattcaacatAGCACAATTACGGttgctaatttttattacaaatttagacacgttaaaaatgtatttttgagcAGAATCCACCGAACACTGAAGTGTTTTCAAGCAATCAGAGTGCATCTTCATCCGGTCCCAGTACTGAACGTATTCAGTCCATATCATCATGGTAGAATATGTCCTAATGAATGTCAAACAGATCTTTCAATCTGTTGGAGAAATAGTTTCATCTCTCACTTGAGACAATTAGGCCTTGGATAGTATTTCACTGCAATCAGTCAACCCCAATTTGTAAGTGTTTTGAACTATCTGATATTTTCTTTGGTCAGCATCTTAGCATTCAAGCCTTGGCCAGTACCATTTAAGCTGGAAAATTTGTCAAGTCTGCATTGATCTACTGCTTTGCAGTTGTCGCAAGGGAAGCCTGTTGAGGAAGAAGGTCGCTTCCATTTACTGAATTCAGTTTACACTGAGGTTTCCAACTATACCTTGTAAGTGCTGTGCAGTGAATACCATGTGTACCATTTCTGATTACAAACGTGTAATTATATCTCTTCAGATGTCTTCATCTGCACATGATAGCCTGCCCAGCCTCTATTTTCCAGATATCCCACTTCAAGGCAGCATTACCAAGTagtggatgaaatatttaagtgCTACCCTCAGCTGTCAGATGCCCCAAATCTAACACCCCAAGGTGTTCGTGTAAGTACTATCcacatgtgcattatgttatgtttgttgtgaaatatattttcattacaaatatattcttttatctatacatTTGACTTTATGAGCCCAATAAAATTCATCCTAAAGTGCATAACAGGAATGACCATATCACCACTTGTAAGGGTGTAAATGTATTCTGCAAGAAATATAttcattagttacaaaataaattaaatggcatttttgtgtt
Coding sequences within:
- the LOC143227075 gene encoding uncharacterized protein LOC143227075, producing MVLSYHITYTEKILVSVDGLRLLPSKISDNLNLDVDATNLSAQVYVKDWQDWVDVQWSDIPKPRAKLRVFLVSNAGASDREIAVVELWRMRLRQKFQNNRKRKDSSLPIV